The following is a genomic window from Opitutus sp. GAS368.
TCCGTCCGGGCCCGCGGCGCCAACCGCGACGAGCCGCTGGGCGACGTGCTCGCCGAGATCAACATGCTCGGCGGCGTGCTCCAGGAGCAGCGCCTGGGCGCGCTCGAGGCCACCGCCTTGCTCCGGACGGTCATGGAGGAAATCGATGTCGCCATCTTCGCCTTCGACGCCAACGAAACGCTCCGCCTCGTCAACCGCTCCGGGCAGGAGCTGATCGCCCAGCCCGCCGAGCGCATTCTCGGCCGCCAGGCGGCTGATCTCGACCTCGCCGATTGCCTGGCCGGGGAAGGCACCCGCGTGCTGAGCCGCACCTTTGCCGGTGGCGCCGGCCGCTGGGGGATGCGGCGCACGAGCTTCCGCGAGGGGGGCCTGCCGCACAAGCTGGTGGTCATCGCCGACCTCAGCCAGCCGCTTCGCGAAGAGGAATTGAAGGCCTGGCAGCGCCTCGTGCGCGTCATCGGCCACGAGCTGAACAATTCGCTCGCGCCCATCAAGTCCATCGCCGGCTCACTCACCACCATGCTCCGGCGCCCGGCGCGCGCCGACGACTGGGAAAAGGACATGATGGGCGGCCTCGAAATCATCGAGACGCGCGCCGAGGGCCTGAACAAGTTCATGCAGTCCTATGCCCGGCTGGCCAAACTGCCCGCGCCTAACAAACTGCCCTGCGATCTTGCGCCGCTGCTGCGCCGCATCGTGACGCTCGAGGGCCGTTCCTCGGTCCAGTTGCTCGAGGGACCGGAAATCACGGTCTCCCTCGACGCCGCCCAAGTCGAGCAAGTGCTCATCAATCTCATCAAGAATGCCATCGAGGCCGCGCCCGAGGCCGGGCCGTCGGCTGCCCCGACCGGCTGCGTCCGCGTCGGCTGGCGCAAGGCTCCCGGCCAGGTTGAGATTTTCGTCGAGGACGACGGCCCCGGCATTGCCAATCTCCAGAATCTTTTCGTGCCGTTTTTCACCACGAAACCTTCCGGTTCCGGCATCGGCCTCGTCCTGTGCCGGCAAATCGCGGAAAATCACGGCGGCACCCTGACGCTGGAAAATCGCGAGGGCACCACCGGTTGCCT
Proteins encoded in this region:
- a CDS encoding ATP-binding protein, coding for MAKPSQRRTAHEQRVFYYTLLSGLPAVATVMWILWAGDYEAKVQWTVTLFIALTWLGFALAVREQVVRPLQTMANLLTALREGDFSVRARGANRDEPLGDVLAEINMLGGVLQEQRLGALEATALLRTVMEEIDVAIFAFDANETLRLVNRSGQELIAQPAERILGRQAADLDLADCLAGEGTRVLSRTFAGGAGRWGMRRTSFREGGLPHKLVVIADLSQPLREEELKAWQRLVRVIGHELNNSLAPIKSIAGSLTTMLRRPARADDWEKDMMGGLEIIETRAEGLNKFMQSYARLAKLPAPNKLPCDLAPLLRRIVTLEGRSSVQLLEGPEITVSLDAAQVEQVLINLIKNAIEAAPEAGPSAAPTGCVRVGWRKAPGQVEIFVEDDGPGIANLQNLFVPFFTTKPSGSGIGLVLCRQIAENHGGTLTLENREGTTGCLARLRLPA